The window AACTGCGAAGTCACCATCGTCCGCCCGGACGGATCGCGCAAACCCCTGCTCCTGAGGTACGGCCACGGCCGCGACCCTGCGGGGTGCTTTCTGGGAACCATCGCCATGGGGGTGGACATCGGAGAGCGCGACCGCATTGAGGGCACCCTGCGCAGGCGCGGCAGCATGCTCGCCACCATCGGCCGTATGGCACGGGCGGTGGGCAGAGGCGCCGACGCGAAGCAGCTTGCAGGGCGGGCCCTGAGCTATGCGCTGAGCCTGCTGGGCCTGGAAACGGGGGTCGTTTACCTGGTCGAGGGCGGCGATTTCGTGCTCACCGCCGCGCGAGGCGTCGGTACCGAGCACATCGCCAGAGGCGGCCGCATAGCAGTAGAGGGCAGCGTCAGCGCGCAGATCCTCAAGCGCGGCAAACCGCTCATTTGCCGCGACCTTCGCCGCACCCGCCGACTCGACCCTGCACTGCGGGCGGTGCTGCCGGATCGGCTTCGCAGCGCGATCATCGTGCCGGTTGCGGAGCGCGACACGCCCATCGGAGTGATGGTGGTCGGCGGCCCTGACGCGACGCCGTTCACGCGCGAGGCGGTGGGCACGCTCAAGATCCTGGCGGCGCTGTTGGGAGCGGGGGCGGCGAACATGCGGCTCTACCAGGCGGCGCGCCTGCGCGCCGAGCGGCTGGCGGTCCTGAGCCACGCGGCGCAGCAGCTCGCTTCCTGTTCCTCGGTCGAGGAGACGATAGCGATCATGTGTCGCGCGATGGCGCGGGTGCTGCGCGCTCGGCGCGTGCTGGGGCTGGAGTACCGCAGGCGAGAAGATCTGCTGGCACCGGTCGGCGCCTACGGGCTGGCCGAGGCGCGCTGGCGCAGACTGCCGCTGGCGTCGCTGGGCAATGCTCCCCTGCTGTCATCCGCGCTCAGCGAGCGTCAGGCCGTGCATTCAGCAGAGGTCGCGGGTGCGGATGGATTGCCTGCGGACTACTGCCGGATCCTGGGATCGCCTTGCGCCATTGCGGTGCCGATCATCACCCGCAGGGGGCGCTGGGGGGTCTGCCTGGCGCAAGACCGGGAGCGCCCGACAGCGCAGACGCGCGATGACATTGACATGGCAATGGCGCTCGCCAACCAGGTCGGCATCACTCTGGACAACGTCTTCCTGCTGCGGGAGGCACAGCGGCGCTCGGAGCAACTGAGCCTGGCGGTGCAGGAGGCGCACCACCGGATTAAGAACAATCTCCAGGCGGTGTGCGACGTGCTCGAACTGGAGCTGTTGGAGCGCGGCGGGGCCGCCTCCGCCGAGAGCATCGAGCACAGCATCCAACGCGTGCGGGCCATTGCCATGGTGCACGAGTTCCTGAGCCGCCACCAGGATGCGGCGACGGTGGACGTGGCGCAGGTGCTGGCGCGGCTGGTGCCGTTGGTCGTGACCGGCAGTCGGCGCAGCGACCAGCGGGTGGAAGTAACGGTGGACGCCTGCCCCCTCAAGCAGAGCGCCAAGCGCACCACCGCGGTGGCGCTCATCGTCAACGAGCTGGTGAGCAACGCCGTGCAGCACGGGTTGAACCATGGGCGCGGCGGCGTCGTCAAAGTCGAGATGAAAGAGGAAGGCGGCAGCATATCGCTCCAGGTAGCGGACAACGGCAGCGGCCTGCCGGAGGGCTTCGAGGCCCACCTGCACGGGCACGTCGGCCTGGAGATAGCGCGGGTGTTGGCGGAGCGGGATCTGCGCGGGACCATCGCCTTCGAGCGCCCGCGCGGTCGCGCCCGCGGGACGGTGGCGTGGGTGCGCTTCCCGAGGTAGCAATGATGCAAAGGGGTCAAGATGGTCGGCAAATGTAGGGCGGCGGTAAGCGAACCGACAGGGCTCAGGAGCATGCGCATTCTGGTCTGCGAGGACGAGGGCCTGACCGTGCTCAAGCTGCGGCGGCTGCTGACGGCAGCCGGCCACACGGTGGTGGGCGAGGCAAGGGACGGCGAGGAATGCCTGGCGCAATCGGAGCAGGCGCAGCCCGATCTGGTGCTGATGGATATCAAGATGCCGGGCCTGGACGGGATCGAGACGACGCGCAGGCTGCTGGAGAAGCGCCCGGTGGCGGTGGTGATGCTCACCGCGTACAGCGACGATGAAACCGTGCGCGCCGCGACGGAGGCGGGCGCCTGCGCCTACCTGGTCAAGCCCGTCAACCGCTGTCAACTCCTGTCGGCGCTCCATGTCGCCGCGTCGCGCTTCGCCGAACTGGAGCAGCTCCGGCGCGAACGGCAGGACCTCAACGAGGCCCTGGAGGCGCGCAAGCTCGTCGAGCGCGCCAAGGGGGTGCTCATGGATCGCGCCGGGCTGACCGAAGCGGAAGCCTTTCGCCGCTTGCAGAAGGCCAGTCGCGACCAGCGCCGTCCCATGAAGCAGGTCGCCCTTGAGGTCATCGAGGCGGGCAGGCTGATGGCGCCGCGGCCCCTGCTTAAGCCCGCGGCGGAGGACGACAATCGCGTCGTGCAGTGAGCCGTCGGCGGCTGGCCGGCGCTGCCCGCCCGGGGGGTGCGTCTGCCCAGGAGCGTTGACAGACAACGCGGCGTCTGGTACTATATGCTGCGACAGGCGAATAAGGACTTTCGAGCCGGCCACAGCGCAGGTTCGAAAGGGCCCCGAATGCCCATCCTCGAAGTGACGAGCGATGGGCTTTTTTCGAGATGTGAATATAGCACCTGGGCGGTGAGCCGGTCGTTCAACAGACGCCAGCATGGCCCCCCTCACCCCGACGGGAGTCGGGGTGCACCATGCCCATCAGGCAGTTGCAGCGCTCACGCGAGCCGTCCAGGTGCTTCCTTTGTTGCTGGCGTCCGGTCAAGGTTTCCGCGGATCAGTCAGGCCTGAGCGGGCGCGTGTGACATGTGGGTGGCTCTTGCCGCCATCCATCGCCGGAAGTTTCACGATTGGGCTTCCGACGCTTCTCTTGATGGCCCCCTAGCCCTTGCCCCCAGGCGTTTCGTCACGGACGCTTGCGGTGCAGGAGGCGGTCTGGGCAACGCCGAAACTGCACCCGCCCGAGGACGGCGGTGACCGGCGCGACCGCGCGGCGGGCATTGTCCCGCGGCGGCACCTACGGAGGACACATGGCGACCCCGGATCCGCGTTTCGAGAGATTCCTCAAGGTCGTGCTCCGGCAGGGCGAGCCGGATCGCGTGCCGTTTTCGGAGCTCTTCCACGACCAGGAGATCATGGAGGCCATCCAGGAGCCGCCCCCGGCGCCGCCGGAGGAGACGGAGGCGTGGGCCGCCTGGCGGGTGCGCTTCTGGCGCGATATGGGGTACGACTACGTCACCCAGGGGGTGGACCTGAGCTTCCCCAGGCCCCGGCT of the Armatimonadota bacterium genome contains:
- a CDS encoding GAF domain-containing protein, with protein sequence MSVSADKAPPAESAGECRRLRAENRKLARVGEVLLAVQAAGAAVASQSDPAQALQEIATKALGAADADAAFILLAAADREHLECRAAAGEISPDIVHASPLLPIAPSGLKALGESGGVVISGNSAETHADLGCPAAIGLDSKSLVVVPLIARGSVIGVLIATRKRRRRVFREADRQVLRLFAEQAALAADNSRLYARAMDWSAQMRGQSQPWKDILDGIRDPIMLLDRSDRVAFANNAVFAALGREPEDVLGRVWEELFPPEEVAAIRASQAAGKGGIHNCEVTIVRPDGSRKPLLLRYGHGRDPAGCFLGTIAMGVDIGERDRIEGTLRRRGSMLATIGRMARAVGRGADAKQLAGRALSYALSLLGLETGVVYLVEGGDFVLTAARGVGTEHIARGGRIAVEGSVSAQILKRGKPLICRDLRRTRRLDPALRAVLPDRLRSAIIVPVAERDTPIGVMVVGGPDATPFTREAVGTLKILAALLGAGAANMRLYQAARLRAERLAVLSHAAQQLASCSSVEETIAIMCRAMARVLRARRVLGLEYRRREDLLAPVGAYGLAEARWRRLPLASLGNAPLLSSALSERQAVHSAEVAGADGLPADYCRILGSPCAIAVPIITRRGRWGVCLAQDRERPTAQTRDDIDMAMALANQVGITLDNVFLLREAQRRSEQLSLAVQEAHHRIKNNLQAVCDVLELELLERGGAASAESIEHSIQRVRAIAMVHEFLSRHQDAATVDVAQVLARLVPLVVTGSRRSDQRVEVTVDACPLKQSAKRTTAVALIVNELVSNAVQHGLNHGRGGVVKVEMKEEGGSISLQVADNGSGLPEGFEAHLHGHVGLEIARVLAERDLRGTIAFERPRGRARGTVAWVRFPR
- a CDS encoding response regulator; the protein is MRILVCEDEGLTVLKLRRLLTAAGHTVVGEARDGEECLAQSEQAQPDLVLMDIKMPGLDGIETTRRLLEKRPVAVVMLTAYSDDETVRAATEAGACAYLVKPVNRCQLLSALHVAASRFAELEQLRRERQDLNEALEARKLVERAKGVLMDRAGLTEAEAFRRLQKASRDQRRPMKQVALEVIEAGRLMAPRPLLKPAAEDDNRVVQ